The proteins below come from a single Miscanthus floridulus cultivar M001 chromosome 1, ASM1932011v1, whole genome shotgun sequence genomic window:
- the LOC136544969 gene encoding tubby-like F-box protein 6, giving the protein MSFRSLIQDMRDEFGSISRHSLRSRSHRSAGNASRAAAAGPSEAMDQSCWSQLPPELLREVLVRIEASESWWPARKDVVSCAGVCRTWRGIMKEAVRVPEVSGKLTFPISLKQPGPRDGTLKCFIRRNRTTQTYYLYIGLTEAYDVKFLLAARKCRKPTCTDYLISLDKVDMSKGSSTYIGKLRSNFLGTKFTVYDAHPPYDGAVVSKSRSARVVGLNQVSSRVPAGNYPVSHISYELNVLGSRGPRRMNCVMDSIPASAVEEGGKAPTQTEFLLSSLDSFPSIPFFRSKSARIESSTAQSSSQKKDRLVLKNKSPRWHEQLQCWCLNFRGRVTVASVKNFQLVASDDNGPGNQENVKVILQFGKIGKDLFTMDYRYPISAFQAFAICLSSFDTKIACE; this is encoded by the exons ATGTCGTTCAGGAGCCTGATTCAGGACATGAGGGACGAGTTCGGGAGCATCTCGCGGCACAGCCTGCGGTCCCGGTCTCACCGCTCCGCCGGGAACGCGTCGCGGGCGGCGGCCGCGGGGCCGTCGGAGGCGATGGACCAGAGCTGCTGGTCGCAGCTGCCCCCCGAGCTCCTGCGGGAGGTGCTGGTGAGGATCGAGGCGTCGGAGAGCTGGTGGCCAGCGCGCAAGGACGTGGTGTCATGCGCCGGCGTCTGCCGGACCTGGAGGGGCATCATGAAGGAGGCCGTGCGCGTCCCGGAGGTGTCAGGGAAGCTCACGTTCCCCATCTCGCTTAAGCAG CCTGGCCCAAGGGATGGCACTCTTAAATGTTTCATCAGGAGGAATCGAACTACTCAGACATATTATCTGTATATTGGATTGACAGAAG CATATGATGTGAAGTTCCTACTTGCTGCACGCAAGTGTCGTAAGCCCACGTGCACAGACTACCTAATTTCTCTTGATAAGGTTGATATGTCGAAGGGAAGCAGCACCTATATTGGCAAGCTAAG ATCAAACTTCCTTGGAACAAAGTTCACTGTCTATGATGCTCATCCACCATATGATGGAGCTGTGGTCTCAAAGAGTCGCTCTGCACGTGTGGTTGGTTTGAACCAAGTCTCCTCTAGAGTTCCAGCTGGGAATTATCCGGTTTCACATATTTCTTACGAGCTGAATGTACTGGGCTCCAG AGGTCCAAGAAGGATGAACTGTGTTATGGATTCCATCCCTGCATCGGCTGTTGAGGAAGGAGGGAAAGCTCCTACACAAACTGAATTTCTACTTAGCAGCCTTGACTCTTTCCCATCAATTCCATTCTTCAGATCTAAATCAGCTCGGATAGAAAGTTCAACAGCGCAATCATCCAGTCAGAAGAAAGATAGGTTGGTGCTGAAGAACAAGTCTCCTAGgtggcatgaacaactgcagtgtTGGTGCCTGAATTTCCGTGGGCGGGTCACTGTTGCGTCGGTTAAAAACTTTCAGTTGGTGGCTTCTGATGACAATGGACCAGGGAACCAAGAGAATGTCAAGGTCATTCTCCAATTTggaaagattggaaaagacttgttcaCCATGGACTACCGTTATCCAATATCGGCATTTCAAGCTTTTGCAATTTGTCTGAGCAGTTTTGATACAAAAATAGCCTGCGAATGA
- the LOC136499262 gene encoding inactive beta-amylase 9-like, with product MEAALMQPAAAATPARWRCVGDASLAGHGQQRLAGLVRLGVARRAASGAVRASSSSSRLLGPVRALVSEERGEDAAAGERAAAGGEEEEEGAVRLFVGLPADAVVSDGSGVSRPRAVSAALRALKLLGVDGVELPVSWAVVQPGSGGWFEWAGYRTVAAMVRDAGLDLRVSLRTDGDALPEWVAEAADADPDVLFTDRSGHRRVGCLSFAVDELPVLVGKSPLQAYEAFFRSFADEFEDFLGSTITDVTVSLGPNGELQYPSYPPGNQGSHGYAGIGEFQCYDKYMLARLKRHAESSGQPLWGLSGPHDGPRYDESPESSGFFREPGGSWKSAYGEFFLSWYAGELLGHGDRVLAAASRALGGKPVALSAKVPLLRGPIPVDATAGLHGGYGPVAEMFARHGCAVIASGVEAQPDAAAVERLARIKAACAEHGARLAAESAPLAAARDGAGSAAGGVWLSGGRTRPCQFTYQRMGAEFFSPAHWPLFVRFVRALECPEEAHEDDLPASADGGERLTVPSAAAAAPQGEATKEVQTV from the exons ATGGAGGCCGCGCTGAtgcagccggcggcggcggcgacaccgGCGAGGTGGCGGTGCGTGGGGGACGCGTCGCTGGCAGGCCACGGCCAGCAGCGCCTAGCCGGCCTCGTCCGGCTCGGCGTGGCGCGGCGTGCCGCCAGCGGGGCTGTCCGggccagcagtagcagcagcaggctgCTGGGCCCCGTGCGGGCGCTCGTCTCCGAGGAGCGGGGCGAGGATGCCGCCGCCGGGGAGCGGGCGGCGGCGGGaggcgaggaagaggaggagggcgcggtgaggCTGTTCGTGGGCCTCCCCGCGGACGCGGTGGTCTCCGACGGCAGCGGGGTGAGCCGCCCCAGGGCCGTCTCGGCGGCGCTGCGCGCGCTCAAGCTGCTCGGCGTCGACGGCGTGGAGCTGCCGGTGTCCTGGGCCGTCGTGCAGCCCGGGTCCGGAGGATGGTTCGAGTGGGCCGGGTACCGCACCGTCGCCGCCATGGTCCGCGACGCCGGGCTCGATCTCCGCGTCTCGCTCCGCACCGACGGCGACGCGCTCCCCGAGTGGGTGGCCGAAGCGGCGGACGCCGACCCCGACGTCCTCTTCACCGACCGGTCAGGGCACCGCCGCGTCGGGTGCCTGTccttcgccgtcgacgagctcccTGTGCTCGTCGGCAAGTCGCCGCTCCAGgcctacgaggccttcttccGCAGCTTCGCTGACGAGTTCGAGGACTTCTTGGGGTCAACCATTACG GATGTGACTGTGAGCCTGGGTCCTAACGGCGAGCTCCAGTACCCGTCATACCCGCCGGGGAACCAGGGCTCCCATGGCTACGCCGGCATCGGCGAGTTCCAGTGCTACGACAAGTACATGCTGGCCCGGCTGAAGCGCCACGCCGAGTCGTCGGGGCAGCCGCTGTGGGGCCTGTCAGGCCCACACGACGGGCCGCGGTACGACGAGTCGCCGGAGTCGTCCGGCTTCTTCAGGGAGCCGGGGGGTTCGTGGAAGTCCGCGTACGGGGAGTTCTTCCTGTCCTGGTACGCCGGGGAGCTCCTGGGGCACGGCGACCGCGTCCTGGCCGCGGCGTCCAGGGCGTTGGGCGGCAAGCCCGTGGCGCTGTCCGCCAAGGTGCCGCTCCTGCGCGGGCCGATCCCCGTCGACGCCACCGCGGGGCTCCACGGCGGGTACGGCCCGGTCGCCGAGATGTTCGCGCGGCACGGGTGCGCGGTGATCGCGTCCGGCGTGGAGGCACAGCCCGACGCCGCGGCGGTGGAGCGCCTGGCCCGGATCAAGGCCGCCTGCGCGGAGCACGGCGCGCGTCTCGCGGCGGAGAGCGCGCCTCTCGCCGCGGCGCGCGACGGCGCCGGCTCCGCGGCGGGCGGCGTGTGGCTGTCCGGCGGGCGCACCCGGCCGTGCCAGTTCACGTACCAGCGGATGGGCGCGGAGTTCTTCTCGCCGGCGCACTGGCCGCTGTTCGTGCGGTTCGTGCGCGCGCTGGAGTGCCCCGAGGAGGCCCATGAGGACGACCTGCCGGCCAGCGCTGACGGCGGCGAGCGGCTCACCGTGCCGTCCGCAGCCGCGGCCGCCCCGCAGGGCGAAGCCACGAAGGAGGTGCAGACCGTGTGA